CGACTGTCCAAGGGATTATCCGCGACGGCTTCGACCCCTGGCAGCAGGCGATGAGCGCCCTGAGTCTCGGCCCGGGCGGCTGGGTCCAGATGATCAACCTGATCGGCCTGGGCGTGGTGATGCTGAGCACCGTTCCGACCTGGCGCCGGATTCTTGCCGGCGGGACGGGACACACTGCGTATCCAGTCCTCACCGCGATCGTCGGTGCCAGCTTCGTCGTGGTCGGTATGGTTCGGCAGGATCCGGCGCCCGGCTACGATCCTGCCGGCCTTGCACTGACGTCGCCGACACCGCTCGGCCTGGTGCATCTCGCCGTTGCCGGCGTGGCTGCACTCGCTTCGGTGGCTTCCCTCGCCGTGATGGCCGTTCGCTTCCGTGGCGATCCCGCGTGGCGCAGGTGGTCGGTCTGGTCGTGGGTGGCGGCGTTTGCCGTCGTCGGCTGCGTCGTGGTGTACGGCATCTGGAGTGTCAGGTCGCACGGCTACGCGGGGACGTTCGAGCGCGCGGCAGTGGCCGTGCCTCTGGTGTGGATGTTCGCGTTGCTTCGGCGGTTGAGCGCGGGGACGCCGTTCATGCTGTCCGAGCAGACGACGCTATTGCGGACCTCTTCCGGAACGAGGAGATGACGCGACGCTCGACTCGCCGATGATCTCCATCGGAATGGGCCGCGACAGACGCACGGTCCGGGTGATGGTACGGGTCCGCAGCACGCTGGCGTACCATCTGGCAGTGTGATGCGCGCCACCGTGTTCCATGAGCGTTCGGCCGAGGCGATAGGCGTCCATCGGTTCCATGCGGATACAGCCATGCGATAGTGCATATCCGACGCTACGTGGCTCGTTGCTGCCGTGGATGTAGTACGACGGCTCCCGGAAGAAGATCTTGACGAGCCGCATCGGATTGGTGCGAGCGCCTGGCTGCTGCGGGGTCTTTTCTGCAGCCCAGTCTTCCTCGGGCGGGGTCCATTTCGGGTTCCAGACGATCCGCGAGATGCGGAACCGGCCGGCAGGGGTCGGATGCGCCGAGTCACCGATGGCGATGGTGTACGCTCTCGCGGTGTCGCTTCCGGAAATCACGTAGAGTTTGCGTTGCGCGAGATCGGCGACGAGATGTACTGGAGGTACGCGTCGCGCTCGCGCGCGGGCGCGGACCTGGGCCGGAAGCGCGCCCACCGTCAAGGCGATCGCGGCAAGGGATGCCATCACGAGCCACATTGCGGCCCGGACCCGGCGGCTCAGGGACGTCCGATTGTCCTCGATCATCATTCACTCCGGTATGATCTTTGTGGCTCTCTACCGGTTGACGATGCCCTGGCAGGTTTGAACACGGAAGGAGATCGAGACGGATGGCACAGGTGGTCTTCCTGAGAGGGATCAACGTGGCCGGTCACCGCCGCTTTCGCCCGGCCGTGCTCGCGAAGCAACTGAAGCACCTGGACGTGATCAACGTCGGCGCGGCCGGGACGTTCGTGGTTCGGCAATCGATTTCCCAGGCGAGGCTTCGCGTTGAACTGGCGCGCCGGCTCCCCTTCGATGCCGAGATCATGATTTGCACCGGGCGAAAGATCGTCGAACTGGCGGGTGGGGATTTCTTTGCGGGCCAACGGGCACGGCCCGACATCGTACGATTCGTCAGCGTGCTCTCGCGACGTCCCGGTGTCGCCTTGCAGGTTCCTGCGAGCCTCCCCTCCCGCGGCAGGTGGATGGTGAAGGTTCTCGCGCACGATGACCACTTCGTCGTCGGACTTTACCGGCGTGAAATGAAGGTCATCAGCCACCTTGGCTCGTTGGACCAGATCTTCGGAGCACCTGTCACCACGCGGAACTGGAACACGATCGCGGCTATCGCCAGGAAGCTGGATACCCGATCAGATCGGCAGCCGTCAACTTGATCGCCGCGATTGAGCGCCTTCACACGCGCGACGACGAGGCCGAACAGGGGTTGAATCCTCCCCTTGCCGGCCCATGATGCTGCCGCGACCTGAACTGCGGGCTATGCCTGAAGCGGTGTCGACACGCCGAGCTTGAATCCATCGGGATCGCGGAGCTGGAACATGCGGGCGCCCCACGGCCGATCTGCCGGCTCGCTGAGTAGAGTGCCGCCGGCGGCGCGGACCCGGTCGGCGGCCGCGTCGACATCGGCGGGGCCTTCGACGTTGAGCTGCAGATAGAACCCCTGCCCCTTGATCCGGTCCCAGCCGAGCTTGCCATCGTCCTGATTGAGGACGATCCGGATGTCGCCGGCACTGATGATCGCACCGACCAGCTTGCCGTCGCGCTCGAACGGCATCGCAACGGTAAAGCCGAGGACATCGCGGTACCATTGGACCGAGGTCTCGACGTTCTTGCACGTGAGGGAACAACCGAGCGTGGTGGCGCGGAATGCGGGCATGGCGGATCCTGGCAGAGGTTTGATGAGGGGCCAATAATAGCGGGAAGGGTAGGTATGATTGAAGGACGGGGGTGACGTGATGAAACCGCAGTCGGCAACGATTCTCGTCGCGTGGCTCGCGCTCCTGATCGTCGGAACGCCATCGTTTGCCGTCGCGCAATCGTCGGCCCCCAATTGCAGGAATGCCGCCTTCTATCTTCGCTGCGGACTCAAGGCGGCTGGCATTCCGGAATTGAGCGCAACGCAGCTCCCTTCCGGCGAGCGGGAGATCCGGTTCTGGGTGACGAGTGGCAACATGATGCCAGATCGACTTCTCATATTGCGCCAGAGTGGTGGTCGCACCTCCGGCCGCCTCTTCCTGCTCTGGATCGGCACGACGGTGAATTCGCCGCAGGCAGACACCCTCTGCCTCGAGCGCTGGTCGAATGGAGCCGGTGGGTTATGCGATGCCCGCACCCTCCAGGATCACGACTGGGCCGCGATCGTTCGACGACTCGACTCGACCGGTCTTGGTGATCTTCCGACGGCTCCAGTCGCGGAGCGGCACTGCGACGATCACTTCACACCGTCACCGGTGCCGGGGAGGCTCCCGGTTGATCGCATCTGTCAGCTGATGGTTGACGGGTTCACCTACGCGATCGAAGTGCGGGGGGGGAACGACTACTGGCGCTATGGATTTCCTCGCGACCCCGACCAGAGCTCGCCGTGGCTGAGGCGTGATGAGCAGCTTCTGGGGATACTCGCCTGTGCCGCACGGACGGCCAGTGACAGGACGTGCGATCAGTGACGCATCGAGGATCGCGAACGATTACAGCAATCGCCTTCGCGCTTGGATTCGCGGGTCGCATACAACCGTCGGGAGCGCAACAGCCGACGCGACGGTGGGATGATTCAACGTCGGCGGCGCCCGAGGCCCAGGTGTACCGCACCTGGCAGGCGTATTTCCAGTCGAAGGGCGGCGACCTTGCCGACGGGGCAGGAACGCCGTCGCCGCTGTGGGTTGCCAACGAACAGGCACAGTGGCCGATGTACGATCTCGCAGGATTCTACGTACCTGCCGGCGCCATTCCGCACGTCGTGAACATCCGGCGCGTCCAAGGCAGGGATCCGGTTGCATATGAGATCGTTGTCCGATTCACCGAGCCGCGCCTGGTCCGGGCAACGGATTCCGCGCGGACGCGGATAACGGCGACGTGGATCGTCGAACAGCGCGCAGGAAGGTGGTTGCTGGCGAACGTCTTGCCGCAAAGAACGCGGAACTGGCACACGGAGCGAGTGGGGCAGATCCGGTATTTCGTCGCGCCATTGCTCACCTTCAACCGCACGCGGGCGATCGCAGCGGCGAAGTTCGTCGACTCGCTAACCGCAGCGTTTGACCTTCCCCGCCTCGATGCACTGGACTATTACGTCGTCCCCACGGTCGACGCGGCGCTGGACGCCCTCGGCGTCGACTCTCCGACGCGGTATGGGCCCAGCGGAGGGTTTTCCAAGCCGGTGAATCATCAGTTGTTCGCTGGCATCCCCATGTGGGGAGAGAACTATCGGCACGAATTGACCCACGTCGTGCTCCTGCCACTGTACCGGTCGGGACCCCTGACGATTGTCGGCACCGAAGGGGTTGCCACGTGGCTGGGCGGCACATCCGGGATGACGTGGAAGGAATCGGTCAGATCGCTGCGGACGTTTTTGCGATCCCATCCGACTGCGACGCTCGATTCGGCGATCACGCAAGGGAGCATTCCGCAAACTGACACCTACGCTGCTGGTGCCGTCCTCTGTGACATCGTCTTTCGTCGAGGTGGCACTCCTGCGGTGCGGGCATTTCTCACCGCGGGGCCCGGGCCCAACCAGGTGCGAGCAGAGCTGTTGCGTCTCTTCGGTGCATCGTGGGAGCGGATCGCAAGAGAGTGGCGAGCGGCAGTGGACACGATCGCGGCGGAAGGAGGGCCGGCCTGACGTCGCTGACCTGACAGGCACCGGACCTGCTACTTCGTCAGAATTCTCGCTTCACCGTCGGTGATCAGCACCGTGTGCTCGAAGTGCGCCGACAATGATCCATCCTGCGTCACGACAGTCCATTTGTCCTTGAGGGTGCTGATCGCCGGCTTTCCGATGGTGATCATCGGCTCGATGGCGAGCGTCATCCCCGGCCGCAACGCTGCACCGCGCTTGGGATTGCCGAAGTTCGGAACCTGCGGCTCCTCGTGAAAGCGCGTCCCGATTCCGTGACCCACCAGCTCGCGCACCACGCCGAACCCCGCCCCCTCCGCGACCCGCTGCACCGCGTAGCCGATGTCGCCGACGTGATTGCCGGCCACCGCCGCAGCAATTCCGGCTTGAAGCGAGCGTTGCGTCACGTCGAGGAGTCGCTGGACTTCCGGCTCGATCGTGCCGACCGGAATCGTCGTCGCGGAATCGGCGTGCAATCCCCCCATCTGCACACCCACGTCGACTGACACGATCGATCCTTCGTGAAGCACCCGCTTGGTCGACGGAAT
This region of Gemmatimonadales bacterium genomic DNA includes:
- a CDS encoding DUF998 domain-containing protein, with protein sequence MAGGALFLAITTVQGIIRDGFDPWQQAMSALSLGPGGWVQMINLIGLGVVMLSTVPTWRRILAGGTGHTAYPVLTAIVGASFVVVGMVRQDPAPGYDPAGLALTSPTPLGLVHLAVAGVAALASVASLAVMAVRFRGDPAWRRWSVWSWVAAFAVVGCVVVYGIWSVRSHGYAGTFERAAVAVPLVWMFALLRRLSAGTPFMLSEQTTLLRTSSGTRR
- a CDS encoding VOC family protein, with the protein product MPAFRATTLGCSLTCKNVETSVQWYRDVLGFTVAMPFERDGKLVGAIISAGDIRIVLNQDDGKLGWDRIKGQGFYLQLNVEGPADVDAAADRVRAAGGTLLSEPADRPWGARMFQLRDPDGFKLGVSTPLQA
- the map gene encoding type I methionyl aminopeptidase, which produces MITIKSPREVESMAAAGRIVFETLELMRRIVRPGITTEDLDREAEAFIRSHAGATPSFKGLYDFPKTLCTSIDQEIVHGIPSTKRVLHEGSIVSVDVGVQMGGLHADSATTIPVGTIEPEVQRLLDVTQRSLQAGIAAAVAGNHVGDIGYAVQRVAEGAGFGVVRELVGHGIGTRFHEEPQVPNFGNPKRGAALRPGMTLAIEPMITIGKPAISTLKDKWTVVTQDGSLSAHFEHTVLITDGEARILTK
- a CDS encoding L,D-transpeptidase, yielding MIEDNRTSLSRRVRAAMWLVMASLAAIALTVGALPAQVRARARARRVPPVHLVADLAQRKLYVISGSDTARAYTIAIGDSAHPTPAGRFRISRIVWNPKWTPPEEDWAAEKTPQQPGARTNPMRLVKIFFREPSYYIHGSNEPRSVGYALSHGCIRMEPMDAYRLGRTLMEHGGAHHTARWYASVLRTRTITRTVRLSRPIPMEIIGESSVASSPRSGRGPQ